A stretch of Candidatus Sphingomonas phytovorans DNA encodes these proteins:
- a CDS encoding protein-S-isoprenylcysteine O-methyltransferase has product MRRQSGAAAGATATVLTILAFPLLVLAATRWTENGWGSAAWLAVFVAMCVIRTPHSLRNRANIVVDARRDISEIVLLAMMFATMMLLPLLHLATGVFSFAAYRLPDWATWIGVLAQLPFLWLFWCSHADLGRNWSAGLEVREDHILVMDGVYARIRHPMYLAIWISVLAQPLLVHNWIAGFLVIPAFAAMWFIRVPREEALMRARFGAAYDDYCGKAGRLMPRAS; this is encoded by the coding sequence ATGCGTCGACAGAGTGGAGCAGCCGCTGGTGCAACGGCGACTGTGTTGACGATCCTCGCCTTCCCGCTGCTCGTTCTCGCCGCAACACGCTGGACCGAAAACGGATGGGGCTCGGCCGCATGGCTTGCGGTTTTTGTGGCGATGTGCGTGATTCGCACGCCTCACTCGCTCCGTAACCGGGCGAATATCGTCGTGGATGCTCGCAGGGACATCTCCGAGATCGTCCTTCTCGCGATGATGTTCGCCACGATGATGCTGCTGCCGCTGCTGCATCTCGCAACCGGTGTTTTTTCGTTCGCGGCGTATCGTCTGCCCGACTGGGCAACCTGGATCGGCGTCCTGGCGCAGCTTCCGTTCCTCTGGCTGTTCTGGTGCAGCCATGCCGATCTCGGACGCAACTGGAGTGCGGGGCTTGAGGTGCGCGAGGATCACATATTGGTGATGGACGGTGTGTATGCCCGCATCCGTCATCCGATGTATCTGGCGATCTGGATTTCGGTGCTCGCGCAACCTTTGCTGGTGCATAACTGGATCGCCGGTTTCCTCGTCATTCCCGCCTTTGCCGCGATGTGGTTCATTCGTGTGCCCAGGGAGGAGGCGCTCATGCGCGCGCGCTTCGGCGCGGCGTATGACGATTATTGCGGCAAGGCCGGCCGGCTGATGCCGAGGGCGTCATGA
- a CDS encoding siderophore-interacting protein: MTDSPFASDTASRRFRATRPNRIEKALTQWLTRTAAVTAVEPLSPRFRLIDLEGEAFRHVAWTAGDKIQVILGGLLTARTFTPMSWDAGQGRTRLLVWSHGEGPGSEWVTGLAPGDTCQFFGPRRSLDAGDPATPLVVFGDETSFGVATALAGRPGAEPPRLFFEVSEPDECRHVLRRIGGEEAMLAQRTKDDAHLEAMALQLAALDTGASLFVLTGRAPAIRRIATVLKASGVSSSRLRTKAYWAPGKVGLD, from the coding sequence ATGACTGACTCCCCGTTTGCGTCAGATACCGCTTCGCGCCGTTTTCGCGCGACGCGGCCGAACCGGATCGAGAAGGCACTGACTCAATGGCTGACCCGCACGGCGGCGGTCACCGCGGTCGAGCCCTTGTCGCCGCGTTTTCGGTTGATCGACCTTGAGGGCGAGGCATTCAGGCATGTGGCCTGGACCGCTGGCGACAAGATCCAGGTGATACTCGGCGGTCTCCTTACCGCGCGGACCTTTACGCCGATGTCATGGGATGCGGGGCAGGGGCGTACACGCCTTCTCGTCTGGTCGCATGGCGAGGGGCCGGGCAGCGAATGGGTAACGGGATTGGCGCCCGGCGATACCTGCCAATTTTTCGGACCGCGGCGTTCGCTCGACGCCGGGGATCCTGCCACGCCGCTCGTCGTGTTTGGCGACGAGACATCGTTCGGTGTGGCTACTGCGCTGGCCGGACGTCCGGGGGCGGAGCCTCCCAGGCTGTTTTTCGAAGTCTCCGAGCCGGACGAATGTCGGCACGTGCTGCGGCGGATCGGCGGGGAGGAGGCCATGCTGGCTCAGCGAACCAAGGACGACGCCCATCTGGAAGCGATGGCCCTGCAGCTTGCGGCTCTCGATACCGGGGCCTCGCTATTCGTGCTGACGGGGCGGGCACCGGCGATCAGGCGGATCGCCACCGTCCTGAAGGCAAGCGGTGTATCTTCCTCGCGACTTCGCACCAAGGCGTATTGGGCACCGGGCAAGGTCGGGCTGGATTGA
- a CDS encoding Glu/Leu/Phe/Val dehydrogenase dimerization domain-containing protein, with translation MDFSRAHDAHPPEQVVRLQDSASGLDGVIALHSTLLGPAAGGCRLWTYPDFTEATQDALRLAEGMSYKNALAGLPLGGGKAVLRRPEGDFDRAALFRAFGEAVEELGGRYVTAEDVGTTVGDMTEVARHTRHVAGLPPRDGRPGGDPSPWTALGVFRAMQAAAEHRLGRPVGDCTVAIQGLGSVGASLADLLHQAGARLIVAEPRSAVAAAVATRTGAEVASLGAVLETRCDIFAPCALGGVLNARSIPKLRAAIVCGAANNQLGCEEDGTALAERGVLYAPDYVVNAGGIINVCAEYLGWDSDEVAARIDAIPDRLHQVWADAEQAGIAVNLAADRLARATIARGRAPAMAAP, from the coding sequence ATGGATTTTTCTCGTGCGCATGATGCGCATCCGCCCGAGCAGGTCGTGCGCCTGCAGGATTCCGCCAGCGGACTGGACGGCGTCATCGCGCTTCATTCCACCCTGCTCGGCCCGGCGGCCGGCGGATGCCGGCTATGGACCTACCCCGATTTCACCGAGGCGACCCAGGACGCGCTCCGCCTCGCCGAAGGGATGAGCTACAAGAACGCGCTTGCCGGCCTGCCGCTCGGCGGCGGCAAGGCAGTGTTACGCCGTCCTGAGGGCGATTTCGATCGCGCCGCATTGTTCCGTGCCTTTGGTGAGGCAGTGGAGGAACTGGGCGGCCGCTACGTCACCGCCGAGGATGTCGGCACCACCGTCGGCGACATGACCGAGGTGGCGCGGCACACCCGCCACGTCGCGGGCCTGCCGCCCCGTGACGGGCGGCCAGGCGGCGATCCGTCGCCCTGGACCGCGTTGGGCGTCTTCCGCGCCATGCAGGCGGCGGCCGAACATCGCCTCGGGCGCCCGGTTGGCGATTGCACCGTCGCAATCCAGGGCCTCGGCTCGGTCGGCGCGTCTCTTGCCGATTTGCTCCATCAGGCCGGTGCACGGCTGATCGTCGCCGAACCGCGGTCAGCCGTCGCCGCAGCGGTCGCGACGCGGACGGGCGCTGAAGTCGCCTCGCTTGGCGCCGTACTCGAGACGCGTTGCGACATCTTCGCTCCCTGCGCGCTGGGCGGCGTCCTCAACGCGCGGTCCATCCCGAAACTGCGCGCCGCCATCGTCTGCGGTGCGGCGAACAACCAGCTCGGATGCGAGGAGGACGGCACCGCTCTGGCTGAGCGCGGCGTGCTCTATGCGCCCGACTATGTCGTCAATGCCGGCGGGATCATCAACGTCTGCGCCGAGTATCTCGGCTGGGATAGCGACGAGGTCGCCGCCCGGATCGACGCGATCCCGGATCGCCTCCACCAGGTCTGGGCGGATGCCGAGCAGGCCGGCATCGCGGTCAACCTGGCGGCAGACCGGCTCGCCCGCGCGACGATCGCGCGCGGCAGGGCACCGGCGATGGCAGCGCCGTGA
- a CDS encoding dihydrofolate reductase family protein — MVPGRKALEKRMRRPFIHINFATEDVCSVRQPQGISGNISCGDDWHRVHILRERYDAIAVGGKTWNIDRPRLTVRPEKLGREPRRQPNRVIFAGSHPCAMSHPGAPAFVISSHNHVDPSAVALAMTGHDLHGPLESLYDHGIESLLVEGGPTLLRSFFSQGFADRVTIYVRAGTVEAADRGARDTLGALPATLHASAFGEGFLLESGVPRMGGEMRANG, encoded by the coding sequence GTGGTTCCGGGCAGAAAAGCACTGGAGAAGCGAATGCGGCGACCTTTCATCCATATTAATTTCGCCACGGAAGACGTTTGCAGCGTTCGGCAACCGCAAGGAATTTCGGGCAATATTTCCTGTGGGGACGACTGGCACAGGGTCCATATCCTGAGGGAGCGCTACGACGCCATCGCGGTGGGCGGGAAGACATGGAACATCGATCGCCCGCGCCTCACCGTTCGTCCCGAAAAGCTGGGTCGAGAGCCGCGCAGGCAACCGAACCGGGTGATCTTCGCCGGATCGCACCCCTGCGCGATGTCGCATCCCGGAGCGCCGGCCTTCGTCATCAGCTCGCACAATCATGTCGACCCGAGCGCGGTTGCCCTGGCGATGACGGGGCATGACCTGCACGGTCCGCTGGAATCCCTTTATGACCACGGCATCGAAAGCCTGCTGGTGGAGGGTGGCCCGACGCTGCTGCGATCATTCTTCAGCCAGGGGTTCGCCGACAGAGTGACGATCTACGTCCGCGCCGGCACGGTCGAAGCAGCTGACCGCGGCGCCCGCGATACCCTGGGCGCCCTGCCTGCCACATTGCACGCGAGCGCCTTTGGCGAAGGATTTCTGCTTGAATCCGGGGTGCCGAGAATGGGGGGCGAGATGAGGGCGAACGGATGA
- a CDS encoding WD40 repeat domain-containing protein — MLNAHLSPIVADSFTRHRGPVTSVAAIPGRAAVVAVAYDGAVALFDLEAATVDLLGYHRHLANHVTVDEGGSRAASSSSDYDIYIWDLTGRKLALVLRGHSDDVEGFAFVDDTTGVSASRDRRIIVWDLVTGAIRRTIEGHEKDVLSVACREGLIYSSGDDMTLRQWDLATGALIRIWGPFETETDTCAIDMLNHRVVLGCDDGVIRVFDSRDGTALASIEAHGSGIKKVAVSPVNGDILSCAYDQRITIWDASSFSPKVNLENHPSKWERSFGWSPDGAAILAGTFDGTVVQWDAASGLIVREVGGAPGDQGNACFNEAAAAPDGSVALVADDGMVRLIRLTDREASLAARTEPPGGRRLMNAVTRDPDTGRVVAGAHDHKLHIFGANLESTVEVALGQGPINSIRVAQCEGHEGALFAACYSGAIVRVSPDGRDVLAHPLHDGAVKALRLHPREPLGVSCSADGGLLSWTLDGEILHRFPGHTAIVDDVDLSPTGDRIASASRDFTLNVYDVADGRLAHSIELGRRSPKSLCFWDADTVIVGDYWGALIKADLRTGRVARSTIAANGISSLSRSGERLVASSYDGGVYLVSVEDLSVRNVYRAMTQRVGDGGS; from the coding sequence ATGCTCAATGCCCATCTCTCCCCGATCGTCGCCGACAGCTTCACCCGCCATCGCGGCCCGGTGACTTCTGTCGCCGCGATCCCGGGTCGCGCGGCCGTGGTTGCCGTCGCCTATGACGGGGCGGTCGCGCTGTTCGATCTCGAGGCCGCCACCGTCGATCTGCTCGGTTACCACCGGCACCTAGCCAATCATGTGACGGTCGATGAGGGAGGGAGCAGAGCAGCTTCCTCCTCCTCCGACTATGACATCTACATCTGGGACCTGACCGGTCGTAAGCTGGCCCTGGTGCTGCGCGGGCATAGCGACGACGTGGAGGGCTTCGCTTTCGTTGACGACACCACCGGCGTTTCCGCCTCGCGCGACCGGAGAATCATCGTCTGGGATCTCGTCACCGGCGCGATCCGGCGGACGATCGAGGGGCATGAGAAGGACGTGCTGTCGGTCGCCTGCCGCGAGGGACTGATCTATTCGTCGGGCGACGACATGACCCTGCGGCAATGGGATCTTGCCACGGGCGCGCTGATCCGCATCTGGGGACCGTTCGAGACCGAGACTGACACCTGCGCCATCGACATGCTGAACCACCGGGTGGTGCTTGGGTGCGACGACGGTGTCATCCGCGTGTTCGACAGCCGCGACGGTACGGCGCTGGCCTCGATCGAGGCACATGGTTCGGGCATCAAGAAGGTCGCGGTCTCCCCCGTCAACGGCGACATCCTGTCCTGCGCGTATGACCAGCGCATCACCATCTGGGATGCGTCGTCCTTTAGCCCGAAGGTAAACCTGGAGAACCATCCCTCGAAATGGGAGCGGTCGTTCGGCTGGTCGCCCGACGGCGCGGCGATCCTGGCGGGAACCTTCGATGGCACCGTCGTGCAATGGGATGCCGCGTCGGGCCTGATCGTCCGGGAGGTGGGCGGTGCCCCGGGCGACCAGGGCAATGCCTGTTTCAACGAAGCTGCCGCCGCGCCGGACGGCAGCGTCGCGCTGGTCGCTGACGACGGGATGGTTCGGCTGATCCGCCTGACTGACCGCGAAGCCAGTCTTGCCGCCCGCACTGAGCCCCCTGGCGGGCGCCGGCTGATGAACGCGGTGACGCGCGATCCGGACACTGGACGGGTCGTTGCCGGCGCGCATGACCACAAGCTGCATATTTTCGGCGCCAACCTGGAAAGCACCGTCGAAGTGGCGCTGGGGCAGGGGCCGATCAACTCGATCCGGGTGGCGCAGTGCGAGGGCCATGAGGGTGCGCTGTTTGCCGCATGCTATAGCGGGGCGATCGTCCGCGTATCCCCTGACGGGAGGGACGTGCTGGCCCACCCGCTGCACGACGGTGCGGTGAAGGCGCTGCGCCTGCATCCTCGCGAACCGCTGGGTGTCAGTTGCAGCGCCGATGGGGGACTCCTGTCCTGGACTTTGGACGGCGAGATCCTGCATCGCTTTCCCGGGCACACCGCCATCGTTGACGATGTCGATCTTTCCCCCACAGGCGACCGTATCGCCAGTGCATCGCGCGATTTCACGCTGAACGTCTATGATGTGGCGGACGGCCGGCTGGCCCATTCGATCGAGCTTGGTCGCCGTTCCCCCAAATCGCTCTGCTTCTGGGATGCGGATACGGTGATCGTCGGCGACTATTGGGGAGCGTTGATCAAGGCCGACCTGCGCACGGGCCGGGTCGCGCGCAGCACGATCGCCGCGAACGGCATCAGTTCGCTGTCGCGCTCCGGAGAGAGGCTGGTCGCCTCTTCCTATGACGGCGGGGTCTATCTTGTGTCGGTCGAGGATCTGTCGGTGCGCAACGTCTATCGCGCGATGACTCAGCGGGTCGGTGACGGAGGTTCATAG
- a CDS encoding glycosyltransferase family 4 protein yields MSTRILLLQDAVYFPSYGGGNKANRLLLTALAARGFECHAVSRMPRERRILAGRFSAEALTERGIAVERHAAGSMSYRHEGVRVEALDLDDPEAAARIGAVIRDTRPDWILVSDDRPAILLDIALAYAPDRVVALVHTHFHLPFGPEAEAGNEEQHARLRRVRSIVAVSEHSRAYLREYGGLDSVLLRFPVFGDGPFEPPDRAAAGSVTMINPCLLKGLPIFLDLARLFPETPFAAVPTWGVDETVLRDLSLLPNMTVLEPADDVGIVLRDARILVAPSLIPETFGYVAIDAMLRGIPVLAGNLGGQPEAKLGIDFTLPVEPAQRTGAGHVAPPQDIAPWQAALGTLLSDEEAYRCCSLASRAAALSFLPQTDAGHFSRYLASL; encoded by the coding sequence ATGAGCACCAGAATACTCCTGTTGCAGGATGCCGTGTATTTTCCGTCCTATGGCGGAGGCAACAAGGCCAATCGGCTTTTGCTGACAGCGCTGGCAGCGCGGGGCTTCGAATGCCATGCGGTGTCCCGGATGCCTCGCGAGCGCCGGATTCTCGCTGGCAGATTCAGCGCGGAAGCGCTGACCGAGCGCGGTATCGCCGTCGAGCGTCACGCGGCGGGAAGCATGTCCTATCGCCACGAGGGCGTCAGGGTCGAGGCGCTGGATCTCGACGATCCCGAAGCTGCGGCGCGGATCGGCGCGGTGATCCGCGATACGCGACCCGACTGGATCCTCGTTTCCGACGACCGTCCTGCGATACTGCTCGATATCGCGCTGGCCTATGCGCCCGACCGGGTGGTTGCGCTGGTTCATACGCACTTCCATCTGCCGTTCGGTCCGGAGGCTGAGGCCGGGAATGAAGAACAGCACGCCCGGTTAAGACGCGTCCGGAGCATCGTCGCGGTGAGCGAGCATAGCCGCGCCTATCTTCGGGAATATGGCGGGCTGGATTCTGTCCTGCTGCGCTTTCCGGTATTCGGAGACGGGCCGTTCGAACCCCCGGACCGGGCCGCCGCCGGCTCAGTGACGATGATCAACCCTTGCCTGCTCAAGGGACTGCCGATCTTCCTCGACCTGGCGAGACTGTTCCCCGAAACGCCTTTCGCCGCGGTGCCGACCTGGGGCGTGGACGAGACGGTGCTGCGCGACCTGTCGCTGTTACCGAACATGACGGTGCTCGAACCCGCCGACGATGTCGGCATCGTCCTTCGCGACGCGCGTATCCTCGTGGCGCCGTCACTGATTCCGGAAACCTTCGGCTATGTGGCGATTGATGCCATGCTGCGCGGTATCCCGGTTCTTGCCGGCAATCTCGGCGGCCAGCCCGAAGCGAAGCTCGGTATCGACTTCACCCTGCCGGTCGAACCTGCCCAGCGAACCGGGGCAGGCCATGTCGCGCCGCCCCAGGATATCGCGCCCTGGCAGGCTGCTCTGGGCACGCTGTTGTCCGATGAAGAGGCGTATCGGTGCTGCTCGCTCGCGTCCCGCGCGGCTGCGCTCAGCTTCCTGCCGCAGACCGATGCCGGACATTTCTCCCGGTATCTCGCCTCTCTTTAG
- a CDS encoding class I SAM-dependent methyltransferase codes for MTTDERYAVAEVWDRRHSAILAVGDPDRSSQWLEPFLPLLESHGCRDVLDLGCGTGYDALALARRGYRVQGFDYAQVAIDEAIRLAQAEGLTVDFRQGDIGLPLPCKDGSFDAVISNLVLHSFADAALRSIVGEVDRCLRPGGLFLFHANSTDDLERRLAVQPPERQLGPRSYVLAGGQTMHFFSRDYCETLLADWQSIGIEAVTRLDPEGQPVKSVWRVAVRKRG; via the coding sequence ATGACGACTGACGAACGTTATGCGGTAGCGGAGGTATGGGACAGGCGGCATAGCGCGATCCTCGCCGTGGGAGATCCGGACCGGTCGAGCCAGTGGCTCGAACCATTCCTGCCGCTGCTGGAAAGCCATGGCTGCCGCGACGTGCTCGATCTCGGGTGCGGCACGGGATATGACGCACTCGCGCTGGCGCGCCGCGGATATCGCGTCCAGGGCTTCGATTATGCCCAGGTCGCCATTGACGAGGCGATCCGGCTCGCACAGGCGGAGGGCCTGACGGTCGATTTCCGCCAGGGCGATATCGGACTGCCCTTGCCCTGCAAGGACGGCAGTTTCGATGCGGTGATCAGCAACCTCGTCCTGCATTCTTTCGCCGATGCAGCGCTTCGGAGCATCGTCGGCGAGGTCGATCGCTGCCTCAGGCCGGGGGGGCTGTTTCTCTTCCACGCCAATTCAACGGACGATCTCGAACGACGGCTTGCCGTGCAACCGCCCGAGCGCCAGCTGGGGCCGCGATCCTATGTCCTGGCCGGTGGCCAGACCATGCATTTCTTCAGTCGCGACTATTGCGAGACCCTGCTCGCCGACTGGCAGTCGATCGGGATCGAGGCGGTCACGCGGCTCGATCCGGAAGGCCAGCCGGTGAAGAGCGTCTGGCGGGTGGCCGTTCGGAAGCGCGGCTGA
- a CDS encoding GNAT family N-acetyltransferase, which yields MTCRVVAIVDPYDAGSMLAPAFAEHGVEALMVRSTSAIPNAEAASFDPAPFSNVLPWHEDIAQTVAALRDLQVDHVIAGSERGVMLADRLSEALGLAGNGTRLSEARRDKARMIEEVGARGIRVPRQIQSGRLHDIMAWIDEGGGWPVVLKPRWSKGSEGVRLCTSREEVSRAFHAVHDHVDQMGFRNDTVLAQEFLAGREFVIDTVSLDGRHRLAALWIYGKPVPGFESIGVLSTKELLPSEGPLAEMLFAFATRVLDALEIRHGAGHCEVIVDAEGPALVEIGARLHGGPPAHLMSRAAVGTSQLDLLVQSCLDPSGFLDSVSSRYRLTGDAMMALLRDAALKGEIETLPSARSVVWNERGGDPPPAVAGLATLIHAERQVVAADLEIVTGALSCEILDRRDAVEDIAPEWRALLERSRCNRAFGGPTWYLAALDAWPDLSPLVIVARRGGRLAGIFPLTRHAQDETVRFATVLSDYNDLVVAEGDVAAARRLMTFARRRFPHLDLTCIRADSSCATAEAHAPVLVEKKFICPTADLSVDYDGWFAARSPGFQRELALLTRRAARNGVRACRLDPVRDAAIDPGAFFLEMQQARFGERSLFLRDPAARAFVIAALPALWREGTAPLFGLWAGEQLIGLNICMLGADSLGNWNAGFLSAFATFSPGMLMADAAVREACAMGLAEFDYLRGTETYKLRWCSGRREIGRLE from the coding sequence ATGACTTGTCGCGTGGTGGCCATCGTCGATCCCTATGACGCAGGTTCGATGCTCGCGCCGGCTTTTGCCGAGCATGGCGTCGAGGCGCTGATGGTCCGGAGCACGTCGGCGATACCGAACGCGGAGGCTGCTTCCTTCGACCCGGCGCCGTTCAGCAATGTGCTGCCCTGGCATGAGGATATCGCGCAGACCGTGGCCGCCCTGCGGGACCTTCAGGTCGATCATGTGATCGCCGGGTCGGAGCGGGGCGTGATGCTGGCCGATCGGCTGAGCGAGGCGCTGGGCCTGGCCGGCAACGGCACGCGTCTGAGCGAGGCGCGCCGCGACAAGGCGCGCATGATCGAGGAGGTCGGTGCGCGCGGTATCCGGGTGCCGCGGCAGATCCAGTCGGGCAGGCTGCATGATATCATGGCCTGGATCGACGAAGGTGGCGGATGGCCGGTCGTGCTCAAGCCGCGCTGGTCGAAGGGATCGGAGGGCGTGCGCCTGTGTACATCGCGAGAGGAGGTGTCGAGGGCGTTCCATGCCGTTCATGACCATGTCGACCAGATGGGCTTTCGCAACGACACCGTGCTGGCGCAGGAATTCCTGGCAGGGCGGGAATTTGTCATCGACACCGTCAGCCTTGACGGGCGCCATCGCCTCGCGGCCCTGTGGATTTATGGCAAGCCGGTACCGGGCTTTGAATCGATCGGCGTGCTGTCCACCAAGGAATTGCTGCCGTCGGAGGGGCCGCTGGCCGAGATGTTGTTCGCCTTCGCGACGCGGGTTCTGGACGCGCTGGAGATTCGTCACGGGGCGGGGCATTGCGAGGTGATCGTCGACGCCGAAGGGCCGGCGCTGGTGGAAATCGGCGCGCGGCTGCATGGTGGTCCACCGGCTCATCTGATGAGTCGCGCCGCCGTCGGGACGAGCCAGCTCGACCTGCTGGTGCAATCCTGTCTCGATCCGTCCGGGTTTCTCGATAGTGTTTCCAGCCGCTATCGCCTGACCGGCGATGCGATGATGGCGTTGTTGCGGGACGCCGCGTTGAAGGGGGAGATCGAGACCCTGCCTTCCGCCCGATCCGTCGTCTGGAACGAGCGGGGAGGGGACCCTCCGCCAGCGGTGGCGGGCCTGGCTACGCTGATCCACGCGGAGCGGCAGGTGGTCGCGGCGGATCTGGAGATCGTTACCGGCGCGCTCTCCTGCGAGATTCTCGACCGGCGCGACGCGGTCGAGGATATCGCGCCTGAATGGCGTGCATTGCTTGAGCGCTCGCGCTGCAATCGCGCCTTTGGTGGCCCGACCTGGTATCTGGCCGCGCTTGATGCCTGGCCGGACCTGTCGCCGCTGGTGATCGTTGCGCGGCGTGGCGGGCGTCTCGCCGGGATATTCCCGCTGACCCGACACGCTCAGGACGAAACGGTGCGCTTCGCCACGGTGTTGAGCGACTATAACGATCTGGTCGTGGCCGAGGGCGATGTGGCGGCCGCACGACGACTGATGACATTTGCGCGGCGCCGCTTTCCGCACCTCGATCTCACCTGCATCCGTGCTGATTCGAGCTGCGCCACGGCTGAAGCCCATGCGCCGGTACTGGTGGAGAAGAAGTTTATCTGCCCGACCGCCGATCTCTCTGTCGACTATGATGGCTGGTTCGCCGCGCGAAGCCCGGGCTTCCAGCGAGAGCTGGCACTGCTCACCCGCCGCGCGGCGCGCAACGGCGTTCGTGCCTGCCGGCTCGATCCGGTGCGCGATGCGGCGATCGATCCCGGCGCGTTCTTTCTCGAGATGCAGCAGGCGCGCTTTGGCGAACGCAGCCTGTTCCTGCGCGATCCGGCTGCCCGCGCTTTCGTCATCGCCGCGCTGCCAGCGCTGTGGCGCGAGGGTACAGCGCCGCTGTTCGGCCTTTGGGCCGGGGAGCAACTGATCGGATTGAACATCTGCATGCTGGGTGCCGACAGCCTGGGCAACTGGAATGCGGGTTTTCTCTCGGCTTTCGCCACTTTCTCTCCCGGCATGCTGATGGCCGATGCCGCGGTGCGCGAGGCGTGTGCGATGGGACTGGCGGAATTCGACTATCTCCGCGGAACCGAGACTTACAAGCTTCGGTGGTGCTCCGGGCGTCGCGAGATCGGGCGGCTGGAATGA